TAGTCCTGCATGTTGATAAACAAGGTGCCAATTCATGGAATCTAGAGCAAGTTCTAACCCAATGGCACCGTATCCATAAAGGCACTCTACTTACCCAAAGGTATCTTAAGGGTGAGCGCCTCTCGGAAGCCGAATTACAAACAGTAACCGATACTGCTGAAGTTTACCGCCAGCGCCTGTACGACATTAGTTGGTTTATGCGAAACCTTAATGAGTTCATCGCTAGGGCAGCTAATAAAGAGGATGAGTGTACAGGACGATTTTGGGAAGGAAGGTTTAAATCCCAAGCTTTATTAAATGAAAGCGCCCTACTTTCCTGTATGGCTTACGTGGACTTAAATCCGGTTAGAGCTAATATAGCGACAACGCCTGAAAATTCTAGGTACACCAGTATTCACTCACGAATACAGGCAATGAAGTGCAATTCGAATACTTCTGAATTACTACCGTTCACAGGAGAGTGTGAACAACACGACTCCAAACTATTATCCGTTGGCCTACCCGACTACCTTGAACTCGTCGATACAATGGGAAGAATCATTCGTGACGACAAACCAGGTTACATAAATAGCAATTACGCCCCGATATTGTCTAGATTAGGGATAAAACAGATGCATTGGCAGACGCTTACCACTAGCTTCGAAAAGTTATTTAGTTATGCGGCTGGGTGTGAAGTTACAATGAGAAAGTTTAAGCAAAATACCAATAGGCAGCGAGTAAGGGGAATAAAGAACGCAAAATTGCTTTCCCACGCAAGTTAGTTACTGTCTTCTGTTCGTAAATATGAGCTAAATTGATAAAAGTCTCCCTTTTTGACTCTCCAACCCATTAACGTTAAAGGTTAATTTGTAGCCCTACCTTAGTGGTAACACTACGTCCTTACTAACCTTTTTTAAACTGTCTAAATAAGCACATCACATCCATAAATAATCGCCGAGTCAAATACTTGGGCCTTTTTAAACTTCTGCTCGGCTAATAAAACTAACGAGACACCCACTGTATTTCCTTGAGCAGGAATGAGATTAAAAACCTTCATTAGGGTGGATGTCCTCATATCTTTTATATTTTCACCACAAATCCTAGTTAAATGTAAACTTGGGTGTCTTCGTAAAATTAAGTAGTCTTATAAGCTAAGGTTTCCCTGATAACCTTCTTAAGATGGGTGTCCTGTTAGCTCTCTGATAGCGTTATTAAGTTGGGTGTCTTGATAACTCTCTTGATAACTCTTATAACGTCTGAGAATTCTTAATCTAAGCAGGTTCTCGATTACCACTTAA
The nucleotide sequence above comes from Alteromonas naphthalenivorans. Encoded proteins:
- a CDS encoding transposase encodes the protein MPQSRRSQISLADTPYYHCVSRCVRQCYLCGVDQNSGKSFEHRRGWVERRLLELASVYSINICAYAVMSNHVHVVLHVDKQGANSWNLEQVLTQWHRIHKGTLLTQRYLKGERLSEAELQTVTDTAEVYRQRLYDISWFMRNLNEFIARAANKEDECTGRFWEGRFKSQALLNESALLSCMAYVDLNPVRANIATTPENSRYTSIHSRIQAMKCNSNTSELLPFTGECEQHDSKLLSVGLPDYLELVDTMGRIIRDDKPGYINSNYAPILSRLGIKQMHWQTLTTSFEKLFSYAAGCEVTMRKFKQNTNRQRVRGIKNAKLLSHAS